The region TTTGATGTCCGAGCTCATGTTCTGAGCTCCCTGATCTTCTGCAGCCGGTGCCTGTGTGTCCTGTTCACCGGTCAGAAGCAGACCAGCTAGGTGATGAAGATCCACATCCTCCCCCTGTGCTCCAGCCAGCCTGACGGAGCTGAGTGGGATCCCCGGGAGCCCCAGAAGAGCCGGTTCCCACAGCCGCGTGGACTCCGGCCCTCCAGCTGGAGACAGACAGCCATCTGCCTCCAGGTCTCCAGGGTAGTCGCAGTGTCCCGGGTAGATGTGGTGTTGGAGCACAGGTGTAGCGTAGTACCCGGCTCCGAGGCTCAGGGAGGGGGCTCGGTCCGAAAAGGGCTCGGAACCATCCAAGCTGGGGAAGGAGATGATGGAGAGATGGTCAACCACAAAGACCTCTTCCTCCTGGGATGCCAGTCTCAGTCCATCCTCAAACTGGTCCTCCTGGTTCACACTCTGAAGAGACCACTGCACACAAATGTACATAAAATATCAAAAGAAGTTTTTTAATGTACATAAAAATGAAATACATCCATTATCCAGCACTAACCTGTGCCAAATCTCAAAGAAATCACACTTTCCTGACTTTAACTAAAGAGTAATAAATATTTATGAACACCAGGTACGAAGCCAACATCTTAATTAGCCCAATAATGTTTTCAATGAAGCCCAAATCCCTCAGTACCAAAGGTTTAGGGAGTGTGTTGTCCGACGAGCCCCACCAAATCCAAAATCCACATACAGCAATGAGGAGAGAAGACATCAGCATGCCACATAATCCCAGTATAAACAAGTTCAGGTTCTCTGGAAGGaaggaataaataaatgaacacacaaacacattactG is a window of Brachyhypopomus gauderio isolate BG-103 chromosome 14, BGAUD_0.2, whole genome shotgun sequence DNA encoding:
- the LOC143475003 gene encoding uncharacterized protein LOC143475003 isoform X3, which produces MCKWSSSVLFREDWQNVSSCFQISGSSCDVSPGISDFDVYNYIRLGLGRSPDDTWSMSVTCDPLKDPTRRFSPPSFSMFLDGRRLRVEVAFPCAPAPVCWDESPTRCCSVTDFMELNTTVWLYNKNNASDAQTRSNLVQKGRSFSVEFVWLSAGQEYCVVVSLASSPLSSPQCVSVPALENLNLFILGLCGMLMSSLLIAVCGFWIWWGSSDNTLPKPLWSLQSVNQEDQFEDGLRLASQEEEVFVVDHLSIISFPSLDGSEPFSDRAPSLSLGAGYYATPVLQHHIYPGHCDYPGDLEADGCLSPAGGPESTRLWEPALLGLPGIPLSSVRLAGAQGEDVDLHHLAGLLLTGEQDTQAPAAEDQGAQNMSSDIKVQALGLS